Proteins encoded together in one Anopheles darlingi chromosome 3, idAnoDarlMG_H_01, whole genome shotgun sequence window:
- the LOC125954066 gene encoding peroxidase-like: protein MPTNGMTVCAFWEMAHLPIIHLTASIVLLLLSSGPSRAQHDCPPAPDCAPSDQSSRFRTIDGTCNNLNEPLQGAAMRPYRRLVDAKYADGLWQPALAGSGSPMPNARQLSMAMFGETEMQHPRHTMVSMQFGQLMAHDVSFTADAFGMQCCADGKMVPADQARSPRCLPIEVARDDPVMAEEGIECLNMVRTKTTLEDPCQGRAGPAEQLSSVTSYLDLSVVYGNSLEESHELRTFEGGLMRVEHRYGRDWPPYFPNRTQLCDVKDEKEACYLTGDRRANQSPHLALLQIAFLLEHNRLARELAILNPRWDDERTFQEARQINIGQYQAIVYYEWLPIYLGRQNLVAYGVLPEVGSQPDFIDDYDPSADATVSNAFGNAALRFFHNLIAGHLDLVEESLQPTGSIRLSDWLDRPSVLELDGNYEKLSRGMINQPHDRPNFHLTPEVKHFLFRSGAPVGTDLKAIDIQRARDHGLASYNAYRQFCGLKAVRRWDEFEELLRPISAAAIPAQYESVEDVELAVAGPLERHHRDGMPGETFTCILLEQLRRSRVGDRFFFENGQTGLSRRQVHELRKASMARILCDNTVGLERMQRRAFFLVSEDNPVVPCEQLPVVELMRWRTVEP, encoded by the exons ATGCCCACGAATGGCATGACAGTTTGTG CCTTCTGGGAAATGGCTCACCTACCAATCATCCACCTAACCGCCAGCATCGTGCTGCTTCTCTTGAGCAGTGGCCCTTCTCGCGCTCAACATGACTGTCCGCCAGCACCGGACTGTGCGCCCTCCGACCAATCATCGCGTTTCCGTACCATCGATGGGACCTGCAACAACTTGAACGAACCGCTACAAGGCGCTGCGATGCGTCCATACCGGCGTCTGGTTGATGCGAAGTACGCCGACGGTCTATGGCAACCGGCGCTAGCGGGTTCCGGTTCTCCGATGCCGAATGCCCGCCAGCTATCGATGGCAATGTTTGGCGAAACGGAAATGCAACATCCGCGCCACACGATGGTCAGCATGCAGTTCGGTCAGCTGATGGCGCACGATGTGAGCTTCACTGCCGATG CCTTCGGTATGCAGTGTTGTGCTGATGGTAAGATGGTACCGGCGGATCAGGCACGATCACCTCGCTGTCTACCGATCGAGGTTGCTCGCGATGATCCGGTAATGGCGGAAGAGGGCATCGAGTGTTTGAATATGGTACGCACAAAGACAACTCTAGAGGATCCTTGTCAGGGCCGCGCTGGACCGGCGGAACAGCTTTCTTCGGTTACGTCCTATCTGGACCTTTCCGTTGTCTACGGTAACTCGCTGGAGGAGTCCCATGAGCTACGTACGTTCGAAGGTGGACTGATGCGTGTAGAGCACAGATACGGCAGGGATTGGCCACCGTATTTCCCCAACCGGACACAACTGTGCGATGtgaaggacgagaaggaggCCTGTTACTTGACGGGTGATCGGCGAGCGAACCAAAGCCCTCACCTTGCGCTGCTGCAGATCGCGTTCCTTCTCGAACACAATCGGTTGGCCCGGGAGTTGGCGATCCTCAATCCGCGCTGGGATGATGAGAGGACGTTCCAGGAAGCGCGCCAAATCAATATCGGTCAGTATCAGGCAATCGTTTACTACGAGTGGTTACCGATCTACCTGGGACGTCAGAATCTGGTGGCGTACGGTGTGTTGCCGGAGGTTGGAAGTCAACCGGACTTCATAGACGACTACGATCCGAGTGCCGATGCGACCGTTAGTAACGCCTTCGGTAATGCGGCTCTTCGCTTCTTTCACAATCTGATCGCCGGTCATCTGGA cCTCGTAGAGGAGTCTCTGCAACCTACCGGTTCGATTCGGCTCTCGGACTGGTTGGATCGACCGTCGGTGCTGGAGTTGGATGGGAACTACGAGAAGTTGTCGCGCGGTATGATCAACCAGCCACACGATCGTCCCAACTTCCATCTGACGCCCGAGGTGAAgcactttctctttcgctccggTGCCCCCGTCGGTACCGATCTGAAGGCGATCGATATCCAGCGGGCCCGGGACCATGGGCTGGCCAGTTACAATGCCTATCGGCAGTTCTGTGGCCTAAAGGCGGTACGGCGTTGGGATGAGTTCGAGGAGCTACTGAGACCAATCTCGGCCGCTGCCATTCCGGCACAGTACGAGTCAGTGGAAGATGTAGAGCTGGCGGTGGCTGGACCGCTCGAGCGTCACCATCGTGACGGTATGCCGGGTGAGACGTTCACCTGTATTCTGTTGGAGCAGCTGCGGCGATCGCGAGTCGGTGATCGGTTCTTCTTCGAGAATGGCCAAACGGGGTTGAGTCGGCGGCAGGTTCATGAGTTACGTAAGGCCAGTATGGCGCGTATTCTGTGCGATAACACGGTCGGGCTTGAGAGGATGCAGCGGAGGGCATTCTTCCTGGTTAGCGAGGATAATCCTGTCGTACCGTGCGAAcagttgccggtggtggagtTGATGCGTTGGCGTACGGTAGAACCATAA
- the LOC125954065 gene encoding peroxidase-like: MSRNGHVTATLLVVVLWWIGLCRATIEPCPFVMSCDDDSDSAGSRYRSADGSCNSRYNPLYGTAYRPYRRLLPAKYADGVSEPARMVGSGAAMPNARQLSMALFGETERRDGRSTIVNMQFGQLVAHDLSFTADVFGGRCCPAGGRARQLPARCLPVAIPPDDPVLGNGTTDCMSMLRTRTTMEHPCATNYGQAEQLSSVTAFLDLSIVYGNSAGQMAALRSPHGGQMLVEHRDGSDWPPHNPNASTLCQMLEESDVCYQTGDLRSNQSPHLALLQIVFLLEHNRLARELAILNPRWDDERLFQEARQLNIGQYQAIVYNDWLPIYLGRDNMLAGGLLHPVADGEEPVPDYDPLVDPTVSNEFGTAAFRYFHNMIVGQLDLYGDTGEPIGSIRLSDWLRRPGILEQPSPSGHQGSNRVLLARCMVSQPHDTPNGHLSPEAKHYLFRNQRTTGVDLKAIDIQRARDHGLPGYNEYRVWCCGLERATEWSDLHDTLPEETVTELARWYGTVGDVELAVAGALERHQAGATVGRTFLAILLEQFRRTRTGDRFFYENGTPFSGAQLVQVRRASIGRLLCDAVPELERMQPNAFFLPDDAGNSVRPCRELAEVRLEPWQER, translated from the exons ATGTCCCGGAATGGTCACGTCACAGCAacactgctggtggttgtgttaTGGTGGATCGGATTGTGCCGCGCAACGATAGAACCGTGCCCGTTTGTAATGTCCTGTGACGATGACAGTGACTCCGCTGGTTCCCGGTACCGTAGTGCGGACGGATCGTGTAACAGCCGGTACAATCCACTGTACGGTACCGCGTACCGACCGTACCGGCGACTGTTACCGGCCAAGTACGCCGATGGCGTCTCCGAACCTGCCCGAATGGTTGGTTCCGGTGCTGCGATGCCAAACGCTCGCCAGCTTTCGATGGCACTGTTCGGTGAAACGGAACGACGGGATGGCCGCAGCACGATCGTTAACATGCAGTTCGGTCAGCTGGTGGCTCACGATCTTAGCTTCACGGCGGATG tttTCGGTGGCAGGTGCTGCCCCGCTGGTGGTCGTGCACGGCAACTACCGGCCAGATGTCTACCGGTGGCCATACCACCGGATGATCCGGTTCTGGGGAACGGTACCACCGATTGTATGAGTATGCTACGCACCAGAACCACCATGGAGCATCCTTGTGCGACGAATTACGGCCAAGCGGAGCAGCTATCATCCGTGACCGCTTTTCTCGATCTCTCGATCGTGTACGGTAATTCCGCCGGGCAAATGGCCGCTCTACGGTCACCGCACGGTGGCCAGATGCTGGTCGAACATCGGGACGGGAGTGATTGGCCACCGCACAATCCGAACGCGTCCACACTCTGCCAGATGCTCGAGGAATCGGACGTTTGCTACCAAACCGGCGATCTGCGTTCGAACCAAAGCCCACATCTGGCACTGCTTCAGATCGTGTTTCTGCTCGAACACAATCGGTTGGCCCGGGAGTTGGCGATACTCAATCCACGCTGGGATGACGAGCGGTTGTTTCAGGAGGCGCGCCAGCTCAACATCGGTCAGTATCAGGCGATCGTTTATAATGACTGGCTGCCGATCTACCTGGGACGCGATAATATGTTGGCCGGTGGTCTGCTTCATCCGGTGGCCGACGGTGAGGAACCGGTACCGGATTATGATCCGCTCGTGGATCCAACCGTTAGCAATGAGTTTGGGACTGCGGCGTTCCGGTACTTTCACAACATGATCGTCGGTCAGCTGGA CCTGTACGGTGACACCGGGgaaccgatcggatcgatccggCTCTCCGATTGGCTGCGGCGACCGGGCATACTGgaacaaccatcaccatcagggcACCAGGGCTCGAACCGGGTGCTGCTGGCCCGCTGTATGGTCAGCCAACCGCACGACACCCCGAACGGTCACCTTTCGCCCGAAGCCAAACACTACCTTTTCCGCAACCAGCGGACCACCGGAGTGGACCTGAAAGCGATCGATATCCAGCGTGCCCGGGACCATGGGCTGCCGGGCTACAACGAGTACCgggtgtggtgttgtggtcTCGAACGGGCCACCGAATGGTCGGATCTGCATGATACACTCCCGGAGGAGACGGTAACCGAGCTGGCCCGCtggtacggtacggtcggCGATGTGGAGTTGGCCGTGGCCGGTGCACTGGAACGGCATCAGGCCGGTGCCACGGTTGGACGGACGTTTCTGGCGATTCTGCTCGAACAGTTCCGTCGTACCCGTACCGGGGATCGGTTCTTTTACGAGAATGGTACTCCCTTTAGCGGGGCCCAGCTGGTGCAGGTGCGCCGTGCCtccatcggtcggttgctgTGCGATGCCGTCCCGGAGTTGGAGCGTATGCAACCGAATGCGTTCTTTCTGCCGGATGACGCGGGGAATTCGGTGCGACCGTGCCGGGAGCTTGCCGAAGTACGGCTCGAACCATGGCAGGAACGTTGA